CTTGATCGACCATTGAAATTGCTTCTTATGATCAATCAATATAATTGACATTGGGCTTCCTACTTCTTTATTTCAACTGAAGCCCATTTTCTGTGAGGCTACGATTTGTTGGCCCGGACGGCCCATCATACTTTTATGGcgggaattaaaaatatttgcattTCGACCCCAAATCTCCCGCCAGTCAAAAAGGCTTCCTATATAAACCCAACCCCTCCACTGCCCCCAATAATTTCTGCTCAAACCCTGATCTCCAAACTTTCCCTCCAAAGCCCCGAAATTTCCCCAATTTTCTACGAATCGGGCGAAGATGCTGGAGCTACGGTTGGTGCAGGGTAGTCTGTTGAAGAAGGTTCTGGAATCGATCAAGGAGCTAGTAACCGATGCCAACTTCGACTGCTCCGCCACCGGTTTCTCTCTGCAGGCTATGGATTCCAGCCACGTGGCGCTGGTGGCGCTGCTGCTCCGTTCGGAGGGATTCGAGCACTACCGCTGCGACCGAAACATCTCCATGGGGATGAATCTCAACAACATGGCTAAAATGCTCAAGTGCGCTGGAAATGACGATATCATCACTTTGAAGGCCGACGACGGCAGCGACACTGTCACCTTCATGTTCGAAAGCCCCAGTACGTTTCGTTTTCTTCATTCCATTTGTATTATTGATGTTGTTTATGATAATTTCTAGCTATTTATTTCCTATCTCCAGATTAGAGTACATATGCCCTAAATTAGATGCTCAAGTATGTGTTGTAGTATGTATGAGTTTGTTTTATCACCATATGTTGAAAATGAGTGATTCTACcttaatgaaaaatgagcCGTTTCCCTTATTTTCGGCGAATTTGCTTTTAGTGTAATCGCAAAAATGATGTGATTTAGTTGATGAATGATTATGTTGATGATTTTATCCTGACTTTGATTTGCATATATGACGCCAGGTGAATGTAGTTTCATATAGCACGAGTTGTTGGTAATTTGGTAATGGAAGTATGGTTATTACTTGGTGTGTATAGCCATGAATGCACGAGTTTGTTGGTGATTTGGCACATGTATTAAAATCTAGTCTGGATTTGATATGTATAATagaatctgattttttttcatgtttgaaTGTATTGCTGAGTCTGCTTTTGTCAAATTCTGATGTTTTACAGCACAAGATAAGATCTCAGATTTTGAGATGAAGCTCATGGACATTGACAGTGAGCATCTAGGAATCCCAGAAGCTGAGTACCATGCTATAGTTCGCATGCCATCTGCTGAGTTTTCTAGGATCTGTAAAGATCTTAGTAGCATTGGTGACACAGGTGAAGTGCCAACATATTTGAACATATTTGGTGTGTTGAGATATAGTAGTGAGTTACTGTTAATGCTACAAGCCTCACCCCTGCCTCTGTTTCTTGCAGTTGTCATCTCTGTTACAAAGGAAGGTGTGAAGTTCTCATCCAGAGGTGATATTGGAACTGCAAATATCGTATGTAGGCAGAACACCACTGTTGACAAGGTTGATTCTTCTGATCTTTAGTAAGGACATTATATATTAGTTGTCGTAAATGGATGATGACTGATATGCTCTTCTTTTGTTATGTTCTGCAGCCAGAAGATGCCACTGTAATTGAGATGAATGAGCCAGTATCTCTCACATTTGCTCTTAGGTATCTCAACTCCTTCACTAAGGCGACCCCATTGTCTAGCACTGTCACCTTAAGTTTGTCCTCGGAGCTTCCTGTTGTGGTCGAGTACAAGATTGCAGAGATGGGCTACATACGATTCTACTTGGCTCCCAAGATTGAGGAGGATGAGGAAGAGATGAAGCCTTGATCTGATTACAAAATggctttgataatgttgaAAGATAATCCACAAGCATGAGTTAGTGTACATGGTTTTGGTGCTTTCTGTTCCAGATTTTGCTACTCATATTGCGTTGGATGTTGTTACTTAATTTTCAATGTGCTGCACTCCAAAGTCGCACGTATTCTGATTTTCTTATCATTGTTAATGGTTAGAAGTTTGCACCACTTTTTGTGGTTGATTACCAGTTTGCCACTCCAGTGGAGAAATATGTCGAGGCCAATTTAGCAGTCTGAGTCAAATTTTTGAAGGCCAATTTTGGTGAGAAAATTCTGAAGTCTAGATTCTGGTCAATTCAATCATGCATAAAGCTCTTGTTCGACTTGTTTAGGGTGATTAGAACTTTATGAAGCCTTGATACACCTTCACTTAACTACGTGCTAATAATTGATACTGTGTTCAGCTAATTACAGATTACAACTATTATTGGatacatattataaattgCTTAGCGCTGCTCAtgtacaaattataaatttcataagataaaaatttgatcttctAACATTGTTTTAGTAAAGCAAAAAGGTGGTTAAAAATGTAGTACTAGTGGAAGTATTTCAGATAAAACTGAAACAAGATTTTGTCGAAATAATACCCTAAACTCTAATACTCGAGAGAATTTTCGTcctcaaacttttttttggaatatttttaactcaaaattgaaaacattCCTATATACATCTGAATTGGATAAATTGTCATTATTCTGGAACTTTGAAGTGCAAAAGGATTCTTATACCGGCAATCATTATAGTCACAATTGGTCATCCAAAAAATGGTTTAAATTATGTCACCGATGAAGAAaaaggatttaatttggaagcAAAGTAAAATGATCTTGGAGTTTCATAAACCATAACAATATGTTGCTACtacttcactcacattctaaACCAGTTAAACTTAACCACATATGAGAGATGCAAATCCTGAAATCTTCATCGGGTGTGATTCGTGTTTGTCTCCAAATCTTAAGCAGCCACTGCATGAGAAACAATACAACTCGAAAGCGTTGTCTGAGGCACTTGGATTTCATGAAATAGTGCTCAGGTGAAACTGttcaaatatcacaaaaacAACAATCACAGACCTCCATCACAGGAAGGTGGCTGGAGCTTTTCTTATATCCGAGCTATTCCCCTACCTCATGTGTTGAGCAACAGGAGGGACTAAGAGGAGCTTGCATTAGCTCAAGGAATATCTTGGTGAATAAAGAAACTGCGGATATTGTTAAAAATGCTTCCAGTCATCACCAGCATATATTGCTTGATCACCTAACTCTTCCTCAATTCTGACCAGCTGCAGATACAGATGAACaatttagttatattagtataaCCTAAACATGCATCCATAAGAAACTTCAACTAAGCAGCTTATTCATAAGAAACTGAGAAGGTATCAGACTCTTGGATGTGAACTAAGCAACATTATTGGAGTAAGTCGGTGTCCACCCTTCGATCTTAGATGAGGGAAGGGCAAACAAACAAAGGATAAAacactactccctctgtctcacaTTAAGTGTTCCACTTTTTACTCGGttcgggttttaagaaatgtaaaagaaagtgggttgaaaacattagtggaatatgggtctcacctttatatatttgttttataatgaGAGGTCactgaaatgagttagtagaatgtgggacctacttaccatttatagtaaaagtgagaGTGGACACTTAATGGGGATGGACGGAAATGGCAAAAGTGGACACTTAttgggagacggagggagtagatctTAACCTGATTATACTTCGCTAGTCTTTCCCCACGGCAAGGCGCTCCTGCCTTAATTTGGCCAGTAGCAAGACCAACAGCTATATCAGCTAAGAAAGAATCTTCACTTTCCCCACTCCTCTGAGAAATCACCACTCCCCAATTGGCATCCTTAGCTAACTTGACTGCTTCAATGGCCTCAGTTACAGTTCCCACCTGGTTGACCTGAACTTGAAGTGAGAGCAGAAAAGAGCAGTGAGGAACACATTGTCATAGAATATAAATGTGTAATAATTAAGTAGtgatcaattaaaaatgacaacTGGAAACCATGAAATCAACATCATTGACAGCCCTTGACAACCTAAATAAAAATCTCCATCTGCATCATCAGACTGGACAAGCTTATATTCAACTGTGCTATAACTTCCTTTCGAAAAGAAAATCTCAAGTAAAGGCATAACATTCCACTTCATGGTCTAAATGCTTCCTATGTTGATCTTTTGCTTATAGTGCAAAGTGAAAATGCAGACgagaatttaaatttgaaggtTGAATAACAACAATTTTCGTATATTGTGAgcctttaattatttattagaaGTTACCTTAAGGAGAAGAGCGTTGCAAGCTGTCTCCTGTACAGCCCTCTCAATTCGTTTTGGATTTGACATCAACAAGTCATCACCTACAACCTGAAATGGAAAGCCACTCCAGATCTGAGAGGATACCATGCACATTAACAAGCATGGATATATACTTTATAAATTGCGATCACACCCTGCAATAACCAACCTTATAGACACAACTtcaatttttaacaaaatcatCCAGAAGGATATGGTTACTTGAacaacaatatttaaattggaGGGACTCAATTCAGTTTTTCTCAAGATTGACTGAACAATTGTAGACAGCTAAATCTACTGCCCAAGTGAAACACAATCTTTTTCACAGTAATTCGAAGTAGAATTGCAGAATTGCCTCAAGTACTAGATGACAAGTGTTCAGCAAAGTGGTTTCTTTGTGCTGGTGGGTCAATGAAGTGAATTATGTGGATATTAAGAACAAGAAGATGTAGATAACGAAACAGAAGTACTAACAGCTGAAGCTCtaatttcatagaattcagGCTATGTTTGTATGCTGTCTATTCGAACAACTTCAGAAGGATAAATATTAAACCAAGTTCAGTAAATATGAGAAACAAACCTGGCAAATCCCAAGACTAGAGAAATATTTCGAGTGCTCCCAGTCTTCCTTATCAAATGGATCTTCAATTGATACAATAGGGTAGGCTGAGAGAGAACCATTATATGTTTTAGAGGAAGAGTGACGACATGATAGAAGCCTACTTAGACTGCTAAACAGCTACAGTCAAAAGTTTTAGAATAGAAACATAAACTGCAATTAAAAGATCTTTAGAAAGTTCTATATAAATACTCCCTACGTGGCTCCGTCCCCAATTATTTGtccacttttgccattttcgtccgtccatattaattgtccactttcaTTTTTGACCATAAATAAACGGTaaataggccccacattccactcacattttgtaataaaactaatatataaaagtgggactcatatttcactaacttttttaattcaatttcctttACATTTGTTAAAACCGTGCCGGAaacaaagtggacaattattGGGGGACGGAAGGGGTAGCAAATAAAAGAACACAAAcagtaataaaaatactcaaaCAGAAATCAATGTTGGGACTTGAGATGAAGATACCTGCACAAAGTTCTTTATACATATCGATCATGTCCTCCCCAGATTTAAAGTTTTGACCAGATCTATTTGGTGTTTTGTAATCCAAATCATACTTGGTACCTAAATAAGAAACCagagaaaataaatcatgTCATTACCTATATAAGCAGATCAACCAAAGATACAATGCTTAGATGATGCAGGACAGGTTTCAGTTTTAATCATCACAAGACTACTAACAAATTTCAAGGCACCATTGTACCATATGGTCTCATGCACATATTTTCAGGGTTTTCTACAGTGTTTAGACAATTTTTTACattctttttcaaattaaacaagCTAAACTAGAGCAAAGAGTAATTTATCTCTATATTGCAAATCTTGGATACTGCCACTGACATCATAAGCCCATTCGCTCCAAGTTAGTTTCACGAGCAAGATTTTGATTGTGCTGGTGAAAGAATAGGTGGATCATATGACACCAAAACTCCTCAGATAATCTGGTAAGGGAATTCCTACGTATGGGATTTTTATTCCTCCATTAGTAGTTTAGTACAGCAAGAATACATTTTCCTATTAAAGTCAAGATGTCACTTTATGGAAAGAAGAATATCACCTATGCAAAATTCAGTAGCCCCAACACCAATTGCTATCTTTATTTTCTCGTTGTATCCCGTTCTTCCAATGGCTTCCTTTACAAAATCCAAGCCTTCTTTCAAGCTGCAGGCACAAAAACATAAGATACCTAGATTCAGATCTGCAGATGATACCAAATGGGGAAACTTGCCTGGATATATCGGGAGCAAAACCACCATCTTCTCCAACGTTACATCCGTGTGAACCATATTTTTCTGTGATCACAGCCTGAACAAGCAGGAGGAGaagttgtatatatataatggaaACAACTACGAGGAAATCAGTAACAAAATAATCGAACAAGGTAAATGCATATTTTGTGAAACATAAACATAGACAAGAGTTTCTTGAAAATTTCCACTATTCTGGATGATCCACATAGTGAAAGGTTACATCAATTGTACACACACCAGAAACTATATCCTTGAGGTATACACACATATACAACATCAAGTATACCGGAATATAAAATCTACTTGCATCCGACTAGTGTAGTAAAGGAACTCCATCCGTGACatttcaacattcaaattaaCCACAAATGGGAGTCCTTTTGAAATTCATTTTAAGTTTGTGAAATGGAAACAGATAGGCATACAGCTTAAACTGTAGAGTATGAATGGAAAAACAGAGAACAATAAGGATTTCATCATATAAATGTGCATTTTTGTAGAACATAGAATTCACCAGATATAATACAAAGTTGTGAAGACATCTTTGTTTCTGGGAGGATTAACCTTTAGATGATGATAAGTCTCAGCTCCCATCTGCAGAGCCTCCTCAAATTTTTTTGCCCCTACAGGAAGGATCATGATTTCCTGATCACAATTACAAAAGGGGTTAATGCTCTTAATAAGGTGGGAGTTTTGATAAAGATTAGTTCAAATAAGTATGTAAGCATCCATGACGTGCATTAACTAAATGAAAGATTATATTACCTGAATGGCAAGATTGTTCCCAGCATGGTTTCCGCCACCTATGAGGGTGAAAGCTGGGACAGGAAGGTGATAACTTGTTTTGCCAGCTAGATCAGCAATATGCTTGTATAATGGGACCTGCACAGAAATTTTTGAATCAAAATGAGATCTTTGTTTTGTAAGATTGAGCTGCTACATGAGTCAAGAATTATGCCTCTTTTTCAGCTGCCCCTGCTCTGCAAGCAGCCATCGAGACTGCTAGAATAGCATTCGCCCCAAGTTCACCCTATCAAATAGAATACAATGAGCTCCATTTAGCATATAAACAAATTAGCATGTCTTAGAAATGGCTGGAGACTACTTCAAAAAAATGGCAGGAGAATGCAATAAAAAGTGAGAATGTGTAAAGCAGACATCACATGATTCTGAGCCTCTccaagaaaaaacaaataagaatATTAGACAAACTAGATaactgaaaattgaaatgaagcTACCTTTTTATCTGTTTTGTCCAAGTCTATCATGGCTTGATCAATTTGGGCTTGGAGAGTTGGATCCATACCAATTAAAGCTTCAGATATTTTCTCATTAACATTCTTGACAGCTCTACTTACACCATTACCAAGATACATTCCCTTGTCTCCATCTCGCAACTCAACAGCTTCATACCTGcatataaaaggaaataataaattcacaagAGCCTAATTTCTGAATGGGGTAACTCATAAGACGCTGCATCTTTACCCATGTAAAGAAGATGGTAAATGATGAGCACAGATAAAACGTACATGGATAGATG
The nucleotide sequence above comes from Salvia hispanica cultivar TCC Black 2014 chromosome 5, UniMelb_Shisp_WGS_1.0, whole genome shotgun sequence. Encoded proteins:
- the LOC125190630 gene encoding cytosolic enolase 3 isoform X1; protein product: MSVQEYLDKHTLSRKIEDAVNAAVRAKTPDPVLFISNHLKKSVPSVITNLKARQILDSRGIPTVEVDLHTNKGVFRASAPSGSTSGMYEAVELRDGDKGMYLGNGVSRAVKNVNEKISEALIGMDPTLQAQIDQAMIDLDKTDKKGELGANAILAVSMAACRAGAAEKEVPLYKHIADLAGKTSYHLPVPAFTLIGGGNHAGNNLAIQEIMILPVGAKKFEEALQMGAETYHHLKAVITEKYGSHGCNVGEDGGFAPDISSLKEGLDFVKEAIGRTGYNEKIKIAIGVGATEFCIGTKYDLDYKTPNRSGQNFKSGEDMIDMYKELCAAYPIVSIEDPFDKEDWEHSKYFSSLGICQVVGDDLLMSNPKRIERAVQETACNALLLKVNQVGTVTEAIEAVKLAKDANWGVVISQRSGESEDSFLADIAVGLATGQIKAGAPCRGERLAKYNQLVRIEEELGDQAIYAGDDWKHF
- the LOC125186875 gene encoding proliferating cell nuclear antigen — protein: MLELRLVQGSLLKKVLESIKELVTDANFDCSATGFSLQAMDSSHVALVALLLRSEGFEHYRCDRNISMGMNLNNMAKMLKCAGNDDIITLKADDGSDTVTFMFESPTQDKISDFEMKLMDIDSEHLGIPEAEYHAIVRMPSAEFSRICKDLSSIGDTVVISVTKEGVKFSSRGDIGTANIVCRQNTTVDKPEDATVIEMNEPVSLTFALRYLNSFTKATPLSSTVTLSLSSELPVVVEYKIAEMGYIRFYLAPKIEEDEEEMKP
- the LOC125190630 gene encoding cytosolic enolase 3 isoform X2; translation: MSVQEYLDKHTLSRKIEDAVNAAVRAKTPDPVLFISNHLKKSVPSVITNLKARQILDSRGIPTVEVDLHTNKGVFRASAPSGSTSGMYEAVELRDGDKGMYLGNGVSRAVKNVNEKISEALIGMDPTLQAQIDQAMIDLDKTDKKGELGANAILAVSMAACRAGAAEKEVPLYKHIADLAGKTSYHLPVPAFTLIGGGNHAGNNLAIQEIMILPVGAKKFEEALQMGAETYHHLKAVITEKYGSHGCNVGEDGGFAPDISSLKEGLDFVKEAIGRTGYNEKIKIAIGVGATEFCIGTKYDLDYKTPNRSGQNFKSGEDMIDMYKELCAAYPIVSIEDPFDKEDWEHSKYFSSLGICQVVGDDLLMSNPKRIERAVQETACNALLLKFRSTRWEL